A genomic segment from Drosophila willistoni isolate 14030-0811.24 chromosome 2L unlocalized genomic scaffold, UCI_dwil_1.1 Seg168, whole genome shotgun sequence encodes:
- the LOC6652368 gene encoding restin homolog: MFANLKNKLIEEVKASPSKFQQFANAAQAAVSSSSSSTPNSSDTNTNTSATNENFFSITEEDTPQNSPYRIQKLPATSASSLRGRSSTQSLNGLGAVPRTRKLSNSSMASDVSFRLPTYDAPAVYHLQSDLDETSSEFDDSASTARLDVITKDQLYDAYKKSLDRYHKYRCRYTDLAKKYKELERDSTKARSVLVETQDKALRRISELREQCTLEQQAKAHLEEALRIEMDDMSCKMQAYQTKLKLLGENPDNIAVALERSGENEKLIDLDETAAKANGSQVEEDNKLIQQLKQQLEQITEKYEALRKQEEENVLLLAQTKQDIHTELDHKDNELRQLQAKLKQLESERDTQTDEIKSQLKKLQLAKQEADAKVMASEHLLKETVATKEQQVALLEEKLQALKLENEQKLQDLSQHNNQLNEMVQRYKETDIEEQFQQVQNENVKLKERLDTLEQQIQDSEKCLEIERETIAALTSEKSAENEQHRLKLEQLQREMQILNEQHASTESETISKLKAQLESMSSSQQDILAKEKELKSNIAKLNKLKKQQEQNQAKISEQDAAIEALQLQSQEKEKEKEDLQARVVSILGEIGTMQTHLQQVQDSHKELEQEKQELESHIKNLQQKQQQDIITSTKLEEIQSENTKLAERNCLLEEQTNHLEKQLKEHSDLRMQVQAKQDELSKLQQKIQQVLDEHSKLQNAQELMDHDYRTLQDKCDAYEKENLIVQDKLESQNVICAELNQIKTNLEKDLDENQQNLLELRERQQEQIEQAREQSERIVELEANQAEKETQLHELQLKLEEAKQLQANHQENQSNEQSLRETIQKLQCQLKKAEENERNANASQVEKEKRCENLAQQLKDAESNVEELQTAHLEKEQHLRETCDSLSHQIKEVKEANAESLAKESQLQETIENLRQEILEAEAGAKLVNKQNVSELEATIQELHQKLDQSSQIHDQSLEKESQMQLTIQNLREQLDSLREAEKSVQEKIQASNAAHSSQLSTLQARWSAANGDVERLHEANDALQLEIEQLKNKYSLQIDELQKELSQRNDKIDNSAEISDKLARLEEIQIENEYLNKHTKQLEQELAESVEVKEKLKSLQCELYVLQDKVEEHANQLTDKDKQNETAKEETMQLKSALEEQTLELSRQQEHASFVTEQNDMVQKELLQIQQQLVEKQAELSKAHEEQQRLQAVIEDTSKEMAALKQESSSTTSIHPLNTDADNLRSINDELQRQLEELKYKSHGIESNLQQEIDELQSNNKQMAERINELETLRAGIQAQQLMASLAPKTIKQSVVVDEKAELEAKLKEIMNEVQDVTNRNLFLEQKCENFLILEQSNERLRLQNAKLSRQLDETLVSMQHSDSGVPANTEFEYLKNIMFQYLTGNTNNETLVKVISAVLKFSPQQAQVALEKEHQRRSLLNKLI; the protein is encoded by the exons ATGTTTGCCAatctaaaaaacaaacttatCGAGGAGGTGAAGGCGTCGCCGTCCAAATTTCAACAATTCGCAAATGCGGCTCAA GCCGCTGTGAGCTCATCATCATCCAGCACACCCAACAGTTCCGACACCAATACCAACACTAGTGCCACCAATGAGAATTTCTTTAGCATCACAGAGGAAG ACACACCGCAAAATTCACCATATCGCATACAGAAATTACCGGCCACTAGTGCCTCCTCGCTGAGAGGACGTTCCTCCACACAGTCTTTGAATGGTCTAGGTGCGGTACCAAGGACACGAAAACTGTCCAATTCGTCAATGGCCAGCGATGTCTCCTTTCGGCTGCCAACCTATGATGCGCCAGCC GTCTACCACCTCCAGTCAGATCTGGATGAGACTAGCAGTGAATTTGACGATTCCGCATCGACTGCTCGTTTGGATGTGATAACCAAGGATCAGCTATATGACGCATACAAAAAGTCGCTAGATCGTTATCATAAATATCGATGTCGATACACCGATTTGGCCAAGAAGTATAAGGAACTGGAGCGCGATAGCACGAAGGCCAGG TCGGTTTTGGTAGAGACCCAAGACAAGGCGTTGCGTAGAATCAGCGAGTTGAGAGAGCAATGTACATTGGAGCAACAGGCCAAGGCCCATTTGGAAGAAGCCTTGCGAATCGAAATGGACGACATGAGCTGCAAAATGCAAGCCTACCAGactaaattaaaattactGGGCGAGAATCCTGATAACATTGCAGTTGCGCTGGAGAGATCTGGCGAGAATGAAAAGCTAATCGATCTGGACGAAACTGCGGCAAAGGCAAATGGTAGCCAAGTTGAAGAGGATAACAAACTAATACAACAACTTAAGCAGCAACTCGAGCAAATCACGGAGAAATACGAGGCTCTGCGTAAGCAGGAGGAAGAGAATGTTCTGCTCTTGGCTCAAACAAAGCAGGATATTCACACCGAGCTCGATCATAAGGATAATGAATTGCGGCAATTGCAGGCGAAACTAAAGCAACTGGAATCGGAGCGAGACACGCAAACGGATGAAATAAAGTCTCAGTTAAAGAAATTGCAGTTGGCAAAACAGGAAGCCGATGCCAAGGTAATGGCTTCTGAACATCTTCTCAAGGAGACTGTTGCAACCAAAGAGCAACAGGTGGCATTGTTGGAAGAAAAACTGCAAGCCCTTAAACTAGAAAATGAACAGAAATTGCAGGACCTGAGTCAACATAATAATCAGTTGAATGAAATGGTTCAGCGCTACAAAGAAACTGATATTGAGGAACAATTTCAGCAAGTGCAGAATGAAAATGTGAAACTAAAGGAGAGATTGGACACATTGGAACAGCAAATACAAGATTCTGAAAAGTGTCTGGAAATTGAAAGAGAAACTATAGCTGCCTTGACTTCTGAGAAATCCGCTGAGAATGAGCAGCACAGACTTAAATTGGAGCAACTGCAAAGGGAAATGCAAATCCTGAACGAACAACACGCTAGTACCGAGAGTGAAACAATTAGCAAATTGAAAGCACAGCTGGAATCTATGAGCAGCAGTCAGCAAGATATTTTGGCCAAGGAGAAGGAACTCAAATCCAATATcgcaaaattaaataaattaaagaaacaaCAGGAACAAAATCAGGCCAAGATTAGCGAACAGGACGCAGCAATAGAGGCACTTCAGTTGCAATCccaagaaaaggaaaaagagaAGGAAGATCTGCAAGCACGTGTAGTTTCCATTCTAGGAGAGATCGGCACCATGCAGACACATTTGCAACAGGTTCAGGACTCGCATAAAGAATTGGagcaagaaaaacaagaaCTGGAGTcacatattaaaaatttgcagCAAAAACAGCAGCAGGATATCATTACATCAACCAAGTTGGAGGAAATCCAGAGTGAAAACACAAAACTTGCCGAACGCAACTGCCTTCTTGAAGAGCAAACGAATCATCTTGAGAAGCAGCTTAAAGAACACAGCGATCTTCGAATGCAAGTTCAAGCGAAACAGGATGAACTCTCAAAACTACAACAGAAGATTCAACAGGTCCTGGACGAACACTCGAAACTGCAGAATGCCCAAGAACTAATGGACCACGATTATCGCACGCTCCAGGACAAATGTGATGCCTatgaaaaggaaaatttgATAGTTCAGGATAAGTTGGAGTCCCAGAATGTTATTTGTGCAGAATTGAACCAAATAAAGACAAACTTGGAAAAGGACCTGGATGAGAATCAGCAAAATCTGTTAGAACTACGAGAAAGGCAACAGGAACAAATCGAACAAGCGAGAGAACAATCCGAACGCATCGTCGAATTGGAGGCTAATCAGGCAGAAAAGGAAACCCAATTGCACGAACTTCAGTTGAAACTAGAGGAGGCGAAGCAACTGCAAGCAAACCACCAGGAAAACCAATCCAATGAACAAAGTCTGCGGGAAACCATCCAGAAGCTGCAATGTCAGTTGAAAAAGGCCGAGGAAAACGAGCGCAACGCCAACGCGTCTCAagtggaaaaagaaaaacgatgCGAAAACCTTGCGCAACAATTGAAAGATGCGGAATCCAATGTTGAAGAATTGCAAACCGCCCACTTGGAAAAAGAGCAACACCTGCGTGAGACTTGTGACAGTCTAAGCCATCAAATTAAGGAAGTTAAAGAAGCTaatgccgaaagtttggccaAAGAATCCCAGCTGCAGGAAACCATAGAAAATCTTCGTCAAGAAATTTTGGAAGCGGAAGCGGGCGCAAAGTTggtaaataaacaaaatgtatcCGAACTGGAAGCAACCATTCAAGAGCTTCACCAAAAGCTAGACCAATCTTCTCAAATACACGACCAAAGCCTGGAAAAAGAATCCCAAATGCAGCTAACTATTCAAAACCTTCGGGAACAGCTAGATTCTCTCAGGGAGGCTGAGAAAAGCGTGCAGGAGAAGATCCAGGCTTCGAATGCGGCACATTCATCTCAATTATCTACGCTGCAAGCACGATGGAGTGCCGCTAATGGGGATGTAGAACGTCTGCATGAGGCCAATGATGCCTTACAGCTGGAAATAGagcaattgaaaaacaaatacagCCTGCAAATTGACGAACTCCAAAAGGAATTGTCCCAACGAAACGACAAAATTGATAACTCAGCAGAGATCTCTGACAAATTGGCTCGGTTAGAGGAGATTCAAATTGAGAATGAATATCTTAACAAACACACCAAACAGCTGGAGCAGGAATTGGCCGAAAGTGTCGAGGTTAAGGAGAAACTGAAGTCATTGCAATGTGAATTATATGTATTGCAGGATAAGGTCGAGGAACATGCAAACCAATTGACTGATAAGgataaacaaaatgaaactgCCAAAGAGGAAACGATGCAGTTGAAATCTGCATTGGAGGAACAAACACTGGAGTTAAGCCGACAACAAGAGCATGCCAGTTTTGTCACCGAACAGAATGATATGGTTCAAAAGGAGCTGCTTCAAATTCAGCAGCAGCTTGTGGAAAAACAAGCCGAACTCTCCAAGGCACATGAGGAGCAACAGCGGCTTCAAGCCGTTATCGAAGACACTTCCAAGGAAATGGCTGCACTTAAACAAGAATCATCCTCGACTACTTCAATTCACCCATTAAATACTGACGCAGACAATTTGCGCAGCATTAATGACGAATTGCAGAGACAACTGGAGGAGTTAAAGTACAAGAGTCATGGAATTGAATCAAATCTGCAACAGGAAATTGATGAACTGCAATCTAATAACAAGCAAATGGCCGAACGTATCAATGAACTCGAAACCTTGCGAGCTGGCATCCAAGCACAACAACTCATGGCCAGCCTGGCGCCCAAAACAATCAAACAGTCGGTGGTAGTCGACGAAAAGGCCGAACTGGAGGCCAAACTCAAGGAGATTATGAACGAAGTCCAAGATGTCACCAACCGAAATCTATTCCTAGAGCAGAAATGTGAAAATTTCCTTATACTCGAACAATCAAATGAGCGTTTGAGGCTTCAGAATGCCAAGTTATCGCGGCAGTTGGATGAAACACTG GTATCCATGCAACATAGTGATAGTGGAGTGCCAGCTAATACGGAGTTTGAGTATCTCAAAAACATAATGTTCCAG TATCTGACCGGAAATACAAACAACGAGACTCTGGTCAAAGTGATTTCAGCAGTGCTGAAATTCTCCCCGCAACAAGCTCAGGTCGCTCTGGAGAAGGAGCATCAGCGTCGATCTTTG CTGAACAAACTAATCTAG
- the LOC6652367 gene encoding lens fiber major intrinsic protein yields the protein MILNFYTFMRGFGEFGAMLLYMVLGCMSGKATSHDAGSLLISSLQYGLTGMTVMHIFGFISGAHANPCVSIACWIFGYIPMDMMMLYVSCQLTGALTGYFLLLQMLPQEVIDNSKPAVCLVEPLASLSNLQIVGIECFLTSVLIMGWCALWDVRSGRFLDSVTLRMGFLITACSFAGGTLTGASMNPAKTLVPTIFHGNPETVLLQLGGQILASIVVPHIWQLAYTPRYRLLESVPLNQPCL from the exons ATGATTCtgaatttttatacttttatgCGAGGATTTGGCGAATTCGGTGCCATGCTCCTCTACATGGTTCTCGGCTGCATGAGTGGAAAAGCAACCAGTCACGATGCAGGATCTCTTCTGATTTCAAGTCTGCAATATGGACTGACTGGGATGACTGTGATGCATATATTTGGATTCATATCGGGGGCCCATGCCAATCCCTGCGTATCGATTGCTTGTTGGATTTTTGGATACATACCCATGGACATGATGATGCTCTATGTCTCGTGCCAGCTTACTGGAGCTTTGACGGGGTACTTTCTTCTGCTGCAAATGTTGCCCCAGGAGGTGATTGATAACAGCAAGCCGGCAGTTTGCCTGGTGGAACCACTGGCCAGCCTTTCCAACCTTCAAATTGTGGGCATTGAGTGCTTCCTCACGTCCGTATTGATAATGGGCTGGTGCGCTCTGTGGGACGTTCGAAGTGGACGTTTCTTGGATTCGGTTACCTTGAGAATGGGCTTTCTTATTACGGCCTGTAGTTTTGCGGGG GGTACATTAACAGGTGCCTCAATGAACCCAGCTAAGACTCTGGTGCCCACTATATTCCATGGAAATCCCGAAACAGTTTTGCTTCAATTGGGTGGCCAAATATTGGCCTCCATAGTTGTTCCACACATTTGGCAGCTTGCCTACACGCCACGTTATCGTCTTCTTGAGTCGGTTCCCCTCAACCAACCATGTCTTTAA
- the LOC6652366 gene encoding aquaporin AQPcic isoform X2, whose translation MSDRSLNTSRSSCCLLQPKKLDKIAIVFGELIATAMLMFLGCMGCIHTSLFPNSHFQAALNFGFVVLICIQCFGCVSGAHLNPAVTLASYIYNMISLPMALAYFVAQMLGAFIGYGLLKAVMPENSIYSEETPEGVCVTFIHGNLTPLQGVFIEFLITCVLISICCGVWDPRNAKFEDSVGVRFGLAVSCLSLTAGQFTGASMNPARSFAPAIWNGEWSNHWIYWVGPLLAALVTSLIYKHAFRREVEESELDTSAMSTKPDAREDVEMP comes from the exons ATGTCTGACCGCAGTCTGAATACAAG TCGATCGTCATGCTGCCTCCTGCAGCCCAAAAAGCTCGACAAGATCGCTATCGTTTTTGGCGAGTTAATTGCCACGGCCATGTTGATGTTTCTCGGGTGCATGGGCTGCATCCATACCTCGTTGTTCCCCAACTCGCACTTCCAGGCCGCGCTCAACTTTGGTTTCGTTGTTTTGATATGCATCCAGTGCTTCGGTTGTGTTTCCGGCGCTCATCTCAATCCCGCCGTAACTTTGGCCAGTTACATCTACAATATGATTTCGCTGCCGATGGCCTTGGCCTACTTCGTTGCCCAAATGCTTGGAGCCTTTATCGGCTATGGCTTACTTAAGGCAGTGATGCCGGAGAACTCCATCTACAGTGAGGAAACGCCTGAAGGTGTGTGCGTGACCTTCATCCATGGAAATCTTACTCCCCTGCAGGGTGTATTCATTGAGTTCCTCATTACCTGTGTACTAATTTCCATCTGCTGTGGCGTTTGGGATCCCCGCAATGCAAAGTTCGAAGATTCAGTTGGCGTAAGATTCGGATTGGCTGTTTCCTGCCTATCTCTGACAGCG GGTCAATTCACTGGCGCTAGCATGAATCCCGCTCGCTCCTTTGCTCCAGCCATCTGGAATGGGGAATGGTCTAACCATTGGATTTATTGGGTTGGCCCCCTATTAGCCGCCCTAGTCACGTCGCTCATATACAAGCACGCATTTAGACGCGAGGTGGAGGAATCGGAACTAGACACCAGCGCCATGTCGACGAAGCCGGACGCCAGGGAGGATGTGGAAATGCCATAG
- the LOC6652366 gene encoding aquaporin AQPcic isoform X1: MPEEQHHQQQLNTVSAQLSHHPQQQQQQQQQQQTATHLKMSANIKKSLRSRSSCCLLQPKKLDKIAIVFGELIATAMLMFLGCMGCIHTSLFPNSHFQAALNFGFVVLICIQCFGCVSGAHLNPAVTLASYIYNMISLPMALAYFVAQMLGAFIGYGLLKAVMPENSIYSEETPEGVCVTFIHGNLTPLQGVFIEFLITCVLISICCGVWDPRNAKFEDSVGVRFGLAVSCLSLTAGQFTGASMNPARSFAPAIWNGEWSNHWIYWVGPLLAALVTSLIYKHAFRREVEESELDTSAMSTKPDAREDVEMP; encoded by the exons ATGCCTGAAGAAcaacaccaccaacaacaactgaatACAGTTTCAGCTCAGCTCAGTCATCatccgcagcagcagcagcagcagcagcaacagcaacagacaGCAACGCATTTGAAAATGTCGGCTAACATCAAGAAATCATTAAGAAG TCGATCGTCATGCTGCCTCCTGCAGCCCAAAAAGCTCGACAAGATCGCTATCGTTTTTGGCGAGTTAATTGCCACGGCCATGTTGATGTTTCTCGGGTGCATGGGCTGCATCCATACCTCGTTGTTCCCCAACTCGCACTTCCAGGCCGCGCTCAACTTTGGTTTCGTTGTTTTGATATGCATCCAGTGCTTCGGTTGTGTTTCCGGCGCTCATCTCAATCCCGCCGTAACTTTGGCCAGTTACATCTACAATATGATTTCGCTGCCGATGGCCTTGGCCTACTTCGTTGCCCAAATGCTTGGAGCCTTTATCGGCTATGGCTTACTTAAGGCAGTGATGCCGGAGAACTCCATCTACAGTGAGGAAACGCCTGAAGGTGTGTGCGTGACCTTCATCCATGGAAATCTTACTCCCCTGCAGGGTGTATTCATTGAGTTCCTCATTACCTGTGTACTAATTTCCATCTGCTGTGGCGTTTGGGATCCCCGCAATGCAAAGTTCGAAGATTCAGTTGGCGTAAGATTCGGATTGGCTGTTTCCTGCCTATCTCTGACAGCG GGTCAATTCACTGGCGCTAGCATGAATCCCGCTCGCTCCTTTGCTCCAGCCATCTGGAATGGGGAATGGTCTAACCATTGGATTTATTGGGTTGGCCCCCTATTAGCCGCCCTAGTCACGTCGCTCATATACAAGCACGCATTTAGACGCGAGGTGGAGGAATCGGAACTAGACACCAGCGCCATGTCGACGAAGCCGGACGCCAGGGAGGATGTGGAAATGCCATAG
- the LOC6652263 gene encoding aquaporin — MSRSQWWRLQPQHRNRVAAFFGELVATATFIFVACMGCVQTPLFLNSHFQSALNFGLAILIAIQCYGCVSGAHLNPAITLAAWIFGVLTWRMAIAYFVAQVAGALIGYGLLVAVMPYNAIKGVDNPAGVCVTVLATDITVLQGVFIEFLITCCLVAVACSVWDPRNAKFKDSVPVRFGLCVSSLILTAGLFTGASMNPTRSLGPAVWNNSWEHHWIYWVGPLVAGLVASLIYRFAFKGDEEFELRSSTAKLRVIEEVIVPAP; from the exons atGTCTCGCTCGCAGTGGTGGCGCCTCCAGCCCCAGCATAGGAATCGCGTGGCCGCCTTTTTTGGTGAGCTAGTGGCCACCGCTACCTTCATATTTGTCGCCTGCATGGGTTGTGTCCAGACGCCGCTGTTTCTCAACTCGCATTTCCAGAGTGCTTTGAACTTTGGCCTAGCCATATTGATTGCCATCCAGTGCTATGGCTGCGTGTCCGGTGCCCATCTCAATCCTGCCATAACCTTGGCCGCCTGGATCTTTGGCGTGCTTACCTGGCGCATGGCCATTGCGTATTTCGTGGCTCAGGTGGCTGGCGCCTTGATTGGCTATGGCCTGCTCGTGGCTGTGATGCCCTACAATGCCATTAAGGGTGTGGACAATCCAGCAGGCGTGTGTGTTACAGTTCTTGCCACGGATATAACCGTATTGCAAGGAGTGTTCATTGAGTTTCTCATCACTTGTTGCTTGGTAGCCGTGGCCTGTTCTGTTTGGGACCCGCGCAATGCCAAATTCAAGGACTCGGTGCCAGTAAGATTTGGCCTGTGTGTGTCTAGTTTAATTTTAACAGCG GGTCTCTTTACCGGCGCCAGTATGAATCCTACCCGCTCCCTAGGACCTGCTGTGTGGAATAATTCCTGGGAGCATCATTGGATTTATTGGGTTGGACCACTAGTGGCTGGCCTGGTCGCTTCACTCATCTACAGATTTGCTTTCAAAGGTGACGAGGAGTTTGAGCTGAGAAGTTCCACTGCAAAACTCCGAGTCATCGAAGAGGTTATAGTTCCTGCtccataa
- the LOC6652262 gene encoding aquaporin-4 has protein sequence MADVQIDNEKPIKQRLWDCFVLFLAELLGTALYVYIGCISSVGVFNITTIATCLAWGFAVLLPVQWFGCISGGFVNPAVTLAAAIYQKLSIVNALLYFVAQLLGAFLGYGFIIGSLPKNLWNYDFCVPKVQVGLEIWQALLIEYFVTLGLVWIACACWDPRNKENTDSISIRFGLGYAGLCLASINFTGASLNPARAFATAVIHMYFKNHWVYWVSPILASVTGSLLYKYVFSRDAEK, from the exons ATGGCAGATGTACAGATAGATAACGAAAA ACCCATCAAGCAAAGACTGTGGGATTGCTTTGTGCTCTTCCTGGCTGAACTTTTGGGCACTGCTCTATACGTTTACATTGGCTGTATCAGTTCCGTGGGCGTGTTCAACATCACAACTATAGCGACGTGCTTGGCCTGGGGATTCGCAGTATTACTTCCAGTCCAGTGGTTCGGGTGCATTTCTGGTGGCTTTGTCAATCCAGCTGTGACCCTCGCTGCGGCCATTTATCAAAAGCTCTCCATTGTCAATGCACTTCTATATTTCGTGGCCCAGTTGCTGGGTGCTTTTCTCGGGTATGGATTCATTATTGGATCGTTACCTAAGAACTTATGGAATTACGATTTCTGTGTGCCGAAAGTGCAAGTTGGATTAGAGATATGGCAAGCCCTTCTTATCGAGTATTTCGTCACTTTGGGTCTAGTGTGGATTGCCTGCGCCTGTTGGGACCCACGCAATAAAGAAAACACCGATTCAATTAGTATTCGCTTTGGACTAGGCTATGCGGGGCTCTGTCTAGCTAGT ATTAACTTCACTGGAGCTAGTCTCAATCCAGCCAGAGCCTTTGCAACGGCTGTTATCCATATGTACTTCAAAAATCATTGGGTGTATTGGGTGTCTCCCATCCTGGCATCGGTCACTGGATCCCTGCTCTATAAGTACGTGTTTAGTCGTGATGCGGAGAAATAG
- the LOC6652261 gene encoding aquaporin AQPcic yields the protein MKPSTLDKICCFLGELLGTAILVFLGCMGCVKTESFPNSHLQIILNFGFAVLIAIQCFGCVSGAHLNPAVTVAAYVYEMVSLPLAFLYVVAQLLGAFIGYGLLKVLLPETTLSAGVGLCVTVPHAEVTSAQAFGIEFVITAILVLVCCGVWDPRNSKFHDSVAIRFGLAIACLACAAGPFTGASMNPARSFAPALWNTHFEYNWIYWLAPLSSAAVTAIAYKAVFRREVVEAEITSNEKLRELNDVQLS from the exons ATGAAGCCATCGACACTGGATAAAATTTGCTGCTTCCTAGGCGAGCTTCTGGGCACAGCGATTCTCGTCTTCCTCGGCTGCATGGGCTGCGTCAAGACTGAGTCCTTCCCCAACAGCCATCTGCAGATTATCCTGAACTTTGGTTTCGCCGTATTGATTGCCATTCAATGTTTTGGCTGTGTCTCCGGTGCTCATCTGAACCCAGCCGTAACGGTGGCAGCCTATGTCTATGAGATGGTTTCATTGCCCCTAGCTTTCCTTTATGTTGTGGCCCAATTGTTGGGTGCCTTCATTGGCTACGGTTTGTTGAAGGTTCTCCTCCCCGAAACGACCCTCAGTGCGGGGGTTGGTCTCTGTGTGACAGTGCCACACGCTGAGGTCACCAGTGCCCAAGCCTTTGGCATTGAATTTGTTATTACAGCCATCCTGGTTCTTGTCTGCTGCGGCGTTTGGGATCCCCGTAACTCAAAGTTCCACGATTCGGTGGCCATTCGTTTCGGTTTGGCTATTGCCTGTTTGGCCTGTGCGGCG GGACCCTTCACTGGCGCCAGCATGAACCCTGCCAGGTCCTTTGCTCCTGCCCTGTGGAACACGCACTTTGAGTACAATTGGATCTACTGGCTGGCTCCCCTAAGCTCAGCCGCTGTCACTGCCATTGCCTACAAGGCAGTGTTCCGGCGGGAGGTGGTGGAGGCGGAGATCACCAGCAACGAGAAACTCCGCGAACTCAATGATGTGCAGCTCTCGTAG